Proteins encoded together in one Campylobacter concisus window:
- the hisH gene encoding imidazole glycerol phosphate synthase subunit HisH, with amino-acid sequence MIAIIDYGAGNIKSVINAFKFLGHECVLLSEPKSLKEHSHIVLPGVGAFGEAMKKLKFNGMDEAIKEAVKNGKAFIGICLGMQLLFEKSFEFGEHEGLSLLPGEVVKFDETKFDKPLKIPHVGWNTLEFKQNSPLRLGLKELEYLYFVHSYHVVCDDKFALAKTTYGYEFTSVVQHENLFGFQPHPEKSHEVGLKILENFARL; translated from the coding sequence ATGATTGCTATTATTGATTATGGCGCTGGAAACATCAAAAGCGTGATAAATGCTTTTAAATTTCTTGGACATGAGTGCGTTTTACTAAGTGAGCCCAAGAGTTTAAAAGAGCACTCTCACATCGTTTTACCAGGTGTTGGGGCATTTGGCGAGGCGATGAAGAAACTTAAATTTAACGGCATGGATGAAGCGATAAAAGAGGCTGTAAAAAATGGCAAAGCCTTTATAGGAATTTGCCTTGGTATGCAGCTTTTGTTTGAAAAAAGCTTTGAATTTGGCGAGCATGAGGGGCTTTCTCTTTTGCCAGGAGAGGTTGTTAAATTTGATGAAACTAAATTTGATAAGCCACTAAAGATCCCACATGTTGGCTGGAACACACTCGAGTTTAAACAAAATAGCCCTTTAAGATTAGGATTAAAAGAGCTTGAGTATTTATACTTTGTGCATAGCTACCACGTGGTTTGTGATGATAAATTTGCACTTGCAAAGACAACTTATGGATATGAATTTACAAGTGTGGTGCAGCATGAAAATCTCTTTGGTTTTCAGCCTCATCCAGAAAAAAGTCATGAGGTTGGGCTTAAAATTTTAGAAAATTTTGCGAGGTTATGA
- a CDS encoding PDC sensor domain-containing protein, which produces MVIKDIKRFSDTRYKARAYICYLFSRNLPNRLPGVCLENIKAGFDKISHEIENFDALYILDENGIQIEDSISLNEKYKIPKGENRANKAYYYTAVREKRCVLSDPYPSSLNGGLCVTASVPIYNEKNELKFIACIDISLENILNMVDSGFVEEHFGRFLKTVYALFCASLFMICAFLFWHGVKSFISKSIEHINVEEIFESTIILTLALAIFDLVKTIFEEEVLGKNHEENSVIYKTMVRFIGSIIIALAIEALMLVFKFAITAPENIINAIYLIGGVAMLMAALSFYLFSVKRQENR; this is translated from the coding sequence TTGGTTATAAAAGATATTAAGAGATTTAGTGACACGAGATACAAGGCAAGGGCGTATATCTGCTATTTATTTAGTAGAAATTTGCCAAACAGACTGCCTGGAGTGTGCTTAGAAAACATAAAAGCTGGCTTTGATAAGATCAGCCACGAGATAGAAAATTTTGATGCACTATACATTTTGGATGAAAATGGCATACAGATCGAAGACTCGATCAGTCTAAATGAAAAGTATAAAATTCCAAAAGGTGAAAACCGCGCAAACAAGGCATACTACTACACCGCTGTGCGCGAGAAAAGGTGCGTTTTAAGCGATCCATATCCATCAAGTCTAAATGGAGGTTTGTGCGTCACAGCAAGCGTGCCTATCTATAATGAAAAAAATGAGCTTAAATTTATCGCTTGCATCGACATAAGCCTAGAAAATATCCTAAATATGGTCGATAGCGGCTTTGTCGAGGAGCATTTTGGTAGATTTCTAAAGACAGTCTATGCGCTCTTTTGTGCATCGCTTTTTATGATCTGCGCATTTTTATTTTGGCACGGCGTAAAGAGCTTTATCTCAAAGAGTATCGAGCATATAAATGTCGAAGAAATTTTTGAATCAACCATCATTTTAACGCTGGCTCTTGCCATTTTTGACCTTGTTAAGACGATATTTGAAGAAGAGGTTTTAGGCAAAAATCACGAAGAAAATAGCGTGATATATAAGACTATGGTTAGATTTATCGGCTCTATCATCATCGCACTTGCAATCGAGGCTCTCATGTTAGTCTTTAAATTTGCTATCACTGCACCTGAAAATATCATAAACGCTATCTATCTAATAGGCGGTGTGGCGATGCTGATGGCGGCACTTAGCTTTTATCTCTTTAGCGTAAAAAGGCAAGAGAACAGATGA
- the pglF gene encoding UDP-N-acetylglucosamine 4,6-dehydratase (configuration-retaining), producing the protein MFHATKLKRLVFFLLGDVFIFVFSIYAAYLLRFNADIPDIYVQGLFVTAGFLIVFKLFFMWMFKIYKVPWRFFGLNEARKIFLAHVCAAILFTIVFFIIQDFLNPYPRSVIFIDLLISCLLIGLLRISKRMVLDFSNRPHKGEPCIVIGATSKALHVLRGLKQGYLDYYAVGVVDGRSDLVGTYCDGFLVQDKKDIPSLIKDYDAKTAIIALALDQDELQALVDELTGYGIRDMKLFSLIENEPIKDISIEDLLARKPKDLNPEAISNFLKDKKVLVTGAGGSIGSEICKQCLKYGVSELIMVEHSEFNLYKIGEDTRDKRTVSKLVNITNLKDFEEVFEEFRPEIVIHAAAYKHVPLCELNPRSAVENNILGTKNAVDLSKKYGAKKFVMISSDKAVRPTNIMGTTKRVCELYALNSNEAGVCEIVCVRFGNVLGSSGSVIPKFKAQIAANKPLSVTHPEITRYFMLTSEACQLVLQAASIAKGGELFVLDMGEPVKIVDLAKKMLLLSNKEHLGIEFVGLRPGEKLYEELLINKDDVQTKYESIFVTHSQPYDLTLLNSQINGLLQLEDDEVAPALKVIVPEFNHALNLKG; encoded by the coding sequence ATGTTTCATGCAACGAAGTTAAAAAGGCTCGTATTTTTCCTTCTTGGCGATGTTTTTATATTTGTTTTTTCGATATATGCGGCTTATCTTTTAAGATTTAACGCCGACATCCCAGACATCTACGTGCAAGGGCTTTTTGTAACGGCTGGATTTTTGATCGTATTTAAGCTCTTTTTTATGTGGATGTTTAAAATTTACAAGGTGCCGTGGAGATTTTTTGGCTTAAATGAGGCTCGTAAAATTTTCCTAGCTCACGTTTGCGCGGCGATCTTATTTACGATCGTATTTTTCATCATACAAGATTTTTTAAATCCTTACCCAAGAAGCGTCATTTTTATCGACCTTCTCATCTCGTGCCTACTCATCGGGCTTTTGAGAATTTCAAAGCGTATGGTGCTTGACTTTTCAAACAGACCTCACAAAGGCGAGCCTTGTATCGTTATAGGTGCAACCTCAAAGGCGCTTCACGTCTTGCGCGGCTTAAAACAGGGCTATCTTGACTACTATGCAGTTGGTGTGGTAGATGGCAGAAGCGATCTTGTTGGCACATATTGTGATGGATTTTTAGTTCAAGATAAAAAAGATATACCAAGCCTTATAAAAGACTACGACGCAAAGACTGCTATCATCGCACTAGCACTTGATCAAGACGAGCTTCAGGCCTTAGTTGATGAGCTAACTGGATATGGCATAAGAGATATGAAGCTCTTTTCGCTTATCGAAAATGAGCCGATCAAAGATATCTCGATCGAAGATTTGCTCGCTAGAAAGCCAAAAGACCTTAATCCAGAAGCTATTTCAAATTTCTTAAAAGATAAAAAAGTGCTTGTCACTGGAGCTGGCGGAAGTATAGGAAGCGAAATTTGTAAGCAGTGCTTGAAATATGGCGTAAGCGAGCTTATAATGGTCGAGCACAGCGAGTTTAACCTTTATAAAATAGGCGAAGATACAAGAGATAAAAGAACTGTTAGCAAGCTTGTAAATATCACAAATTTAAAAGACTTTGAAGAGGTTTTTGAAGAATTTAGACCAGAGATCGTCATCCACGCTGCAGCCTACAAACACGTGCCACTTTGCGAGCTAAATCCTCGCTCAGCAGTTGAAAACAACATCCTTGGCACAAAAAATGCAGTCGATCTTTCTAAAAAATATGGTGCTAAGAAATTTGTCATGATCTCTTCAGACAAGGCAGTGCGTCCAACAAACATAATGGGTACAACTAAGCGTGTTTGCGAGCTTTACGCACTAAATTCAAACGAAGCAGGTGTCTGCGAGATAGTTTGCGTGCGCTTTGGTAATGTCCTTGGCTCAAGTGGCTCAGTCATACCTAAATTTAAAGCGCAGATCGCTGCAAATAAGCCACTAAGCGTCACTCACCCAGAGATCACAAGATACTTTATGCTTACGTCTGAAGCGTGCCAGCTAGTCCTTCAAGCAGCCTCTATCGCAAAAGGTGGAGAGCTTTTCGTGCTTGATATGGGCGAGCCTGTTAAGATCGTCGATCTTGCTAAAAAGATGCTTCTGCTTTCAAATAAAGAGCATCTGGGCATCGAATTTGTAGGGCTTAGACCTGGCGAGAAGCTTTATGAGGAGCTGCTTATCAACAAAGATGACGTTCAAACTAAGTATGAGTCGATCTTTGTGACACACTCGCAGCCTTATGATCTGACCCTTTTAAATTCACAGATAAATGGGCTTTTGCAGCTTGAAGATGACGAGGTAGCACCTGCTCTTAAGGTGATCGTGCCAGAGTTTAACCATGCATTAAATTTAAAAGGCTAG
- the pglE gene encoding UDP-N-acetylbacillosamine transaminase codes for MDRVFLSPPNMSGKEQEYIKKVFESNYIAPLGEYVNKFEDSIKSYTGAKDALALCAGTAALHLALRVLGVKEGDLVLASSFTFMASVSPILYEKATPVFIDSDESWNLSPELLKKAISNLPKKPKALVVTHLYGQASKMKEICEICQNEGIALVEDAAEALGGFYGGKALGTFGVMGGYSFNGNKIITTSGGGMLVGDSEFVEKARFYSTQAREPLLHYEHKDYGYNYRLSNVLGAIGVAQMEVLEKRVEQKRKVFDIYEKELGDILEFMPELPNSRGNRWLTTGVFAKKDAHLKVIKALADENIESRPLWKPMHLQPVFKGALSFVDGYSEDLFSRGICLPSGSDMSEQTQERVIKIVKDNA; via the coding sequence ATGGATAGGGTTTTTTTATCTCCACCAAATATGAGTGGAAAAGAGCAAGAATATATAAAAAAAGTTTTTGAAAGCAACTACATAGCGCCACTTGGCGAATATGTCAATAAATTTGAAGATAGCATAAAAAGCTACACTGGCGCCAAAGATGCGCTTGCACTATGCGCTGGAACTGCGGCACTTCACCTAGCACTTCGCGTCCTTGGCGTAAAAGAGGGCGATCTTGTGCTAGCTTCTAGCTTTACTTTCATGGCTTCAGTCTCGCCGATACTTTATGAAAAGGCAACTCCAGTCTTTATAGATAGCGACGAGAGCTGGAATTTAAGCCCAGAGCTACTTAAAAAAGCGATCTCAAATTTACCTAAAAAGCCAAAAGCGCTAGTCGTCACTCATCTTTACGGACAAGCTTCAAAGATGAAAGAAATTTGCGAAATTTGCCAAAATGAAGGCATCGCTTTGGTTGAAGATGCAGCTGAAGCACTTGGTGGATTTTACGGTGGCAAGGCACTTGGCACATTTGGCGTGATGGGCGGATATAGCTTTAATGGCAACAAGATCATCACTACTTCAGGTGGCGGCATGCTAGTTGGAGATAGCGAATTTGTAGAAAAAGCTAGATTTTACAGCACGCAAGCAAGAGAACCGCTACTTCATTACGAGCATAAAGATTATGGCTACAACTACCGCTTAAGTAACGTCCTAGGTGCTATTGGCGTGGCTCAGATGGAAGTTTTAGAAAAGAGAGTCGAGCAAAAGAGAAAAGTCTTTGATATCTATGAAAAAGAGCTTGGAGATATTTTAGAATTTATGCCAGAGCTACCAAATTCTCGTGGAAACAGATGGCTCACGACTGGCGTTTTTGCTAAAAAAGATGCACATTTAAAGGTTATAAAAGCACTAGCTGATGAAAACATCGAGAGCCGCCCACTTTGGAAGCCTATGCACTTGCAGCCTGTCTTTAAAGGTGCGTTAAGCTTTGTCGATGGATATAGCGAAGATCTATTTTCAAGAGGAATTTGCTTGCCAAGCGGCAGCGATATGAGCGAGCAGACACAAGAAAGAGTGATAAAAATAGTCAAGGATAATGCGTAA
- the pglD gene encoding UDP-N-acetylbacillosamine N-acetyltransferase has product MAKTKKIYIYGASGHGLVIADIARDNGYDEIVFLDDASEHKFSPELEKADIIIAIGDNKTRQKISQKVEDVGFEIVNLIHKSAVVSESAVIEKGVVVMPNAVINAKACIKEGAIINSGAVIEHECVIGKFAHISPNAALAGNVSVGEFTHIGIGSSVIQGISIGKNCIIGAGSVVVRDIKDGIKAYGVPACERAKI; this is encoded by the coding sequence ATGGCAAAAACTAAGAAAATTTACATCTACGGAGCGAGTGGGCATGGGCTTGTGATCGCTGACATCGCTAGAGATAATGGCTATGATGAGATAGTTTTTTTAGATGATGCTAGTGAGCATAAATTTAGCCCAGAGCTTGAAAAAGCTGACATCATAATAGCCATAGGTGATAATAAAACAAGGCAAAAGATCAGCCAAAAGGTCGAGGATGTTGGCTTTGAGATAGTAAATTTGATCCATAAAAGTGCGGTTGTGAGCGAAAGTGCTGTGATAGAAAAAGGTGTGGTCGTCATGCCAAATGCCGTGATAAACGCAAAAGCTTGCATAAAAGAGGGCGCTATCATAAACTCTGGCGCAGTGATAGAGCATGAGTGCGTGATAGGTAAATTTGCTCACATCAGCCCAAATGCAGCCCTTGCTGGAAATGTGAGTGTGGGCGAATTTACGCACATTGGCATTGGCTCAAGCGTCATTCAAGGCATAAGCATCGGTAAAAACTGCATCATCGGCGCTGGAAGCGTGGTCGTTAGAGATATAAAGGACGGCATAAAGGCGTATGGCGTGCCTGCATGCGAGCGCGCTAAGATATAA
- the pglC gene encoding undecaprenyl phosphate N,N'-diacetylbacillosamine 1-phosphate transferase produces MYRNFLKRVIDILGALFLLILTSPIIIATAIFIYFKVSRDVIFTQARPGLNEKIFKIYKFKTMSDERDANGELLPDDQRLGKFGKLIRSLSLDELPQLFNVLKGDMSFIGPRPLLVEYLPIYNETQKHRHDVRPGITGLAQVNGRNAISWEKKFEYDVYYAKNLSFMLDVKIALQTIEKVLKRSGVSKEGQATTEKFNGKN; encoded by the coding sequence ATGTATAGAAATTTTTTAAAGAGGGTGATTGATATTTTGGGAGCTTTGTTTTTGCTCATTTTAACATCACCTATCATCATAGCAACGGCTATTTTTATCTATTTTAAGGTAAGCCGTGACGTCATTTTTACGCAGGCAAGACCAGGGCTTAATGAGAAAATTTTTAAAATTTATAAATTTAAGACGATGAGTGACGAGCGTGACGCAAATGGCGAGCTCTTGCCAGATGACCAGCGTCTTGGTAAATTTGGCAAACTGATCCGCTCACTTAGTCTTGATGAGCTGCCACAGCTATTTAACGTGCTAAAGGGCGATATGAGCTTCATTGGACCAAGGCCGCTTCTAGTCGAGTATCTACCCATCTATAACGAAACGCAAAAGCACCGCCACGACGTGCGCCCTGGTATCACGGGTCTAGCGCAGGTAAATGGCAGAAACGCCATAAGCTGGGAGAAAAAATTTGAATACGACGTCTATTACGCTAAAAATTTAAGCTTTATGCTTGATGTAAAGATCGCCTTGCAGACCATCGAAAAGGTGCTAAAACGAAGTGGTGTCAGCAAAGAGGGACAGGCGACGACGGAGAAATTTAATGGCAAAAACTAA
- the pglA gene encoding N,N'-diacetylbacillosaminyl-diphospho-undecaprenol alpha-1,3-N-acetylgalactosaminyltransferase, with amino-acid sequence MARIGFLSHADMSIHFFRRPIMQALKDMGHEVFAIAPKGNFTNELAKSFHAVTYELDKASLNPLTVINNSKKLSQILGELNLDLLQTGAHKSNVFGTFAAKNAGIKHVINLVEGLGSFYIDDDIKTKAVRFVMESLYKLSFAKVDACIFVNDADPDYLISKNLIDKSKVYRIKSVGVDTAKFDPAITQAADFGEKKVVLMIARAMWHKGVREFYEAAEILNGYKNCEFVFVGEGFAGNKSTADESFLKGGKVRYLGARNDIPQLLKASYLLALPSYKEGFPRTVLEAMSMAKAVVASDVTGCNEAVREGYNGLLCKVKDASDLASKIKILLDDEALCTKLGQNGRDWAVSEFDEKQIAKRYIEIYRKFIDV; translated from the coding sequence ATGGCAAGGATAGGATTTTTAAGCCATGCTGATATGAGCATACACTTTTTTAGACGCCCTATTATGCAGGCTTTAAAAGATATGGGGCATGAGGTTTTTGCTATCGCTCCAAAAGGAAATTTCACTAATGAGCTTGCTAAAAGCTTTCACGCCGTTACCTACGAGCTTGATAAGGCGAGCCTAAATCCGCTAACCGTGATAAATAACTCAAAAAAACTATCTCAAATTTTAGGCGAGCTAAATTTAGACCTGCTTCAAACTGGCGCTCATAAGTCAAATGTCTTTGGCACATTTGCTGCTAAAAACGCTGGCATAAAGCACGTGATAAATTTGGTCGAAGGCCTTGGTAGCTTTTATATCGATGATGATATTAAGACAAAGGCCGTGCGTTTTGTCATGGAGAGCCTTTATAAGCTCTCTTTTGCAAAAGTTGATGCTTGCATCTTCGTAAATGACGCAGACCCAGACTATCTGATCTCTAAAAATTTGATAGATAAAAGCAAGGTGTATCGCATAAAAAGTGTCGGCGTCGATACTGCTAAATTTGACCCAGCTATCACGCAGGCAGCTGACTTTGGTGAAAAAAAGGTGGTTCTCATGATCGCCAGAGCCATGTGGCACAAGGGCGTTCGTGAATTTTACGAGGCAGCAGAAATTTTAAATGGCTATAAAAACTGCGAATTTGTCTTTGTGGGCGAGGGCTTTGCTGGTAATAAATCAACCGCCGACGAGAGCTTTTTAAAAGGTGGCAAGGTGCGATATCTTGGCGCTAGAAACGACATACCACAGCTTTTAAAAGCTTCTTACTTACTGGCTTTGCCAAGCTATAAAGAGGGCTTTCCAAGAACGGTTTTAGAGGCGATGAGCATGGCTAAAGCAGTCGTTGCAAGTGACGTGACAGGCTGCAATGAGGCTGTAAGAGAGGGCTACAACGGACTTTTATGTAAGGTAAAAGACGCAAGTGATCTTGCTAGTAAGATAAAAATTTTGCTTGATGATGAAGCACTTTGCACTAAGCTTGGGCAAAATGGCAGGGACTGGGCAGTTAGTGAGTTTGACGAGAAGCAAATCGCGAAAAGATATATAGAAATTTATAGGAAATTTATAGATGTATAG